GGGCCACGACACCCTGTACGGCGGTGGCGGGAACGACACGCTGTATGGCCGCGAAGGCTTCGATGTCCTGTACGGCGGCGACGGCGACGACCTGTTGCAGGGCCATGCCGGCAACGACTTCCTCTATGGCGGCGCCGGTGACGACGTCCTCATTGGCGGCTACGGACGTGATGTCCTGTATGGCGGCGAGGGGAACGACACACTCGTGGGCGGCAATACGACAGACCCATCATCCTCCTTCCCCATCTGGGATACCCTCAATGGCGGCGCCGGGGCCGATGTGCTCACCGGTCACGGGTTGGGCGAGGTGGCCGACTACGCCGGCAGCCTGGCCGTGGAGATCGATCTGAACAACGTGACTCAGGTCCAGGGGAATGGCGCGGCCGGGAACGACGCCATCGGCGACGAACTGCGGAATATCTTCAATGTCAGCGGCTCTTCCTATGCCGATACGCTCATCGGGAACGAACACGACAACTATCTCTGGGGCCAGCAAGGAGACGACCTGCTTATAGGCGGCGCCGGAGCGGACACCCTTTGGGGCGGCGAAGGCATCAACATCTTGGAAGGCGGAACGGGCGGCGACGTCCTCAGGGGCGGGACGGGCCACGACATCGCCAGCTACCGGAATGCAGCGGCAGGGGTGCTTGTGGACATGAACGACCAGGACAAGGATCCGCGTATTTCCGACGGCCAGGCCGGGGCCGGCGTCGACGGGGAGGAGCACGGCGATCATCTTTTCTACATTGACGGCGTGTGGGGTTCGGAGCATGGCGACACGCTGCTGGGCCGCGACGTCGGCTGGGACGGCGTGAACTACATGAGCTCCAATGACGAACTGCGCGGCTTCGGCGGCGACGACAGCCTCGTGGGTTTTGGCGGCAACGATTCGCTGTACGGCGGCGACGGCAATGACACCCTGATCGGATGGAAGTACGACCCTCTTAATACAAATATGAATAGGGATTCTGGCATCGACCTGCTCGACGGCGGTGCCGGCGACGATCTGCTGATCGGCGGGCCCGAGGATTCCGTGCACGGAGGGGAAGGGTTCGACGTCTTCGCGCTGGAGGCCGAGGATTTAGGCTTTAGCCACACCTTGGACCTGAGCGCCATGGTTTCGGAAGGGCGCATCTCAGGTATCGAAAAAATCAGTCTGTACGGCGTCAACGGATGGGAGGAGAACGTCTTGACACTCAAGGCCAGCGACGTTCTGTCCGTTTCGGACACCGACACCCTGTGGGTGTTCGGCGAGGGCCCCGCGGAAGTGGCCGCGACGGATTCGGGATGGTCCCTTGTGGCCATGAACGTAGTCGGCGCCGATGGGTTTGACTACAATCATTACACGAACACCGTCGGAACAAGCGTTGTCCACTTGATGGTGGCCGAGGATATCGCGACGCAGCATGTAGTGCCTTTCGCATGACCTCGGGAAAGGGAGCGCTGGCCGGAAATGTCCAACTGCGCGGAAGGGATGAGAACCTCGCATGCTGCATCGCCGGGCGTTGAAACGGACGGGATATCTGAAGTCGGAACAGGTGGTTGCAGGAAAAGACTGGGCAATTCATCACGCGAGGTTAGCATGAGTCAGCCGAACAGGTTGGCGGATCGGATCCGTCAGTCTGTTCGGCTGACTTTTTTCTGCTCCTTAGCCATGGCCTTCCTGATCGGAGTTTCAGGACCGACGGGCCCGCAATCGTGTCATGCCGCTGCTTCGGACTTGGGCATCGATGGAGCTTGCCCAAGAGCGATGACAACTTGGCCCCAAGATTCATACCTTCTCTCTGGCCAAGGCGGACAGAAAACTGTTTCTCCAAGCCGCACAGGGGATTCTCTTCTTGTGCTTGGGCCGTACCTGGAAATGCTTGAGGACCGGACACGTTCCCTGACCGATATCGGCCAGGTCCTGGGTTCCCTGGAGTTTCGGCCCGTCTCCACCTCGTCCGTGAATCTCGGCATGGCCGACTCCGCCTGGTGGTTCCGCTTCACCGTGCGCCTCGACCCAGGCCAGGATTGGTACTTCGACCCCGATTGGGCCTACGTCAGGACCCTCGACTTCTATTCTCCCCTCCCCGGGTCGGTTTCAGGCGAAAGGCGATGGGCGCGCACGCCCCACCGATTCGGCTCAACGACCGAGGGGCGTCTAATACCCCTCATCGCCGACGGGCTAAGCCATACGTATTACTTCAGGATTTTC
This is a stretch of genomic DNA from Desulfomicrobium apsheronum. It encodes these proteins:
- a CDS encoding calcium-binding protein; its protein translation is VTGAQTGGGTGNHGLGDTLTGIEEVLGTNDALHGDVLTGDDADNILDGLSGHDTLYGGGGNDTLYGREGFDVLYGGDGDDLLQGHAGNDFLYGGAGDDVLIGGYGRDVLYGGEGNDTLVGGNTTDPSSSFPIWDTLNGGAGADVLTGHGLGEVADYAGSLAVEIDLNNVTQVQGNGAAGNDAIGDELRNIFNVSGSSYADTLIGNEHDNYLWGQQGDDLLIGGAGADTLWGGEGINILEGGTGGDVLRGGTGHDIASYRNAAAGVLVDMNDQDKDPRISDGQAGAGVDGEEHGDHLFYIDGVWGSEHGDTLLGRDVGWDGVNYMSSNDELRGFGGDDSLVGFGGNDSLYGGDGNDTLIGWKYDPLNTNMNRDSGIDLLDGGAGDDLLIGGPEDSVHGGEGFDVFALEAEDLGFSHTLDLSAMVSEGRISGIEKISLYGVNGWEENVLTLKASDVLSVSDTDTLWVFGEGPAEVAATDSGWSLVAMNVVGADGFDYNHYTNTVGTSVVHLMVAEDIATQHVVPFA